A single Rhinolophus ferrumequinum isolate MPI-CBG mRhiFer1 chromosome 12, mRhiFer1_v1.p, whole genome shotgun sequence DNA region contains:
- the USP20 gene encoding ubiquitin carboxyl-terminal hydrolase 20, whose product MGDARDLCPHLDFIGEVTKDDLLLKSKGTCQSCGVTGPNLWACLQVACPYVGCGESFADHSTTHAQAKKHHLTVNLTTFRVWCYACEKEVFPEQRLAAHLPGSSPKFSEQDPPLPSHPLKAVPIAVADEGESESEDDDLKPRGLTGMKNLGNSCYMNAALQALSNCPPLTQFFLECGGLVRTDKKPALCKSYQKLVSEVWHRKRPSYVIPTSLSHGIKLVNPMFRGYAQQDTQEFLRCLMDQLHEELKEPVVAAAAALTEARDSDSSDTDEKREGDRSPSEDEFLSCDSSSDRGEGDGQGRGSGGSQAETELLIPDEAGRAISEKERMKDRKFSWGQQRTNSEQVDEDADVDTAMTALGHQPPEAQPPSPRSTSPCRTPEPDNEARMRSASRPCSPVHHHDGHTKLASSPPRASPVRMGPSYVLKKAQVPSAGSRRRKEQRYRSVISDIFDGSILSLVQCLTCDRVSTTVETFQDLSLPIPGKEDLAKLHSAIYQNVPAKPGACGDSYAAQGWLAFIVEYIRRFVVSCTPSWFWGPVITLEDCLAAFFAADELKGDNMYSCERCKKLRNGVKYCKVLRLPEILCVHLKRFRHEVMYSFKISSHVSFPLEGLDLRPFLAKECTSQITTYDLLSVICHHGTAGSGHYIAYCQNVINGQWYEFDDQYVTEVHETVVQSAEAYVLFYRKSSEAAVRERQQVVSLAAMREPSLLRFYVSREWLNKFNTFAEPGPITNHTFLCSHGGIPPNKYHYIDDLVVILPQNVWEHLYNRFGGGPAVNHLYVCSICQVEIETLAKRRRVEIDTFIKLNKAFQAEESPGVLYCISMQWFRDWEAFVKGKDNEPPGPIDNSRIAQVKGSGHIQLKQGADYGQISEETWAYLHNLYGGGPEIAIRQSVAQLQDPESLHGEQKIEAETRAV is encoded by the exons GACAGTGAATCTGACTACGTTCCGGGTGTGGTGTTACGCCTGTGAGAAGGAGGTGTTCCCAGAGCAGCGGCTGGCGGCTCACCTGCCAGGCTCCTCGCCCAAGTTCTCCGAGCAG GACCCTCCGCTGCCCTCCCACCCTCTGAAAGCTGTTCCTATTGCCGTGGCTGATGAAGGAGAGTCCGAGTCCGAAGACGATGACCTGAAACCTCGAG GTCTCACGGGCATGAAGAACCTCGGGAACTCCTGCTACATGAATGCTGCCCTGCAGGCACTGTCCAATTG CCCTCCGCTGACCCAGTTCTTCTTGGAGTGTGGTGGCCTGGTGCGCACAGACAAGAAGCCAGCCCTGTGCAAGAGTTACCAGAAGCTGGTCTCTGAGGTGTGGCACAGGAAACG CCCAAGCTATGTGATTCCCACCAGCCTGTCCCACGGGATCAAGTTGGTCAATCCGATGTTCCGAGGCTATGCCCAGCAG GACACCCAGGAGTTCCTGCGCTGCCTGATGGACCAGCTGCATGAGGAGCTGAAGGAGCCTGTGGTGGCGGCAGCAGCGGCACTGACAGAGGCTCGGGACTCGGACTCGAGCGACACAGATGAGAAGCGGGAGGGCGACCGGAGCCCGTCTGAAGACGAGTTCCTGTCGTGCGACTCGAGCAGTGACCGGGGTGAGGGTGACGGGCAGGGTCGTGGCAGTGGCGGCTCGCAGGCCGAGACGGAGCTGCTGATCCCCGACGAGGCCGGCCGCGCCATCTCTGAGAAGGAGCGGATGAAGGACCGCAAGTTCTCCTGGGGCCAGCAGCGCACAAACTCCGAGCAAGTGGATGAGGATGCTGATGTGGACACCGCCATGACCGCCCTTGGCCACCAGCCCCCTGAGGCTCAGCCACCGTCGCCGCGGTCCACCAGTCCCTGCCGGACACCAG AGCCGGACAACGAGGCCCGCATGCGCAGCGCCTCTCGCCCCTGCAGCCCCGTCCACCACCACGACGGCCACACCAAGCTGGCCAGCAGCCCTCCTCGTGCGAGCCCTGTGAGGATGGGGCCATCGTATGTGCTCAAGAAAG CCCAGGTGCCGAGTGCCGGCAGCCGGAGGCGGAAGGAGCAGCGCTACCGCAGCGTCATCTCGGACATCTTTGACGGCTCCATCCTCAGCCTCGTGCAGTGTCTCACCTGTGACCGG GTGTCCACTACGGTGGAGACGTTCCAGGATTTGTCGTTACCCATTCCTGGCAAGGAGGACCTGGCCAAGCTCCACTCGGCTATCTACCAGAACGTGCCAGCCAAGCCAGGCGCCTGTGGGGACAGCTATGCTGCCCAGGGCTGGCTTGCCTTCATCGTGGAGTATATCCGACG attcgTGGTATCCTGTACCCCCAGCTGGTTTTGGGGGCCGGTCATCACCCTAGAAGACTGCCTCGCTGCCTTCTTTGCTGCTGATGAGCTGAAGG GTGACAACATGTACAGCTGTGAGCGGTGTAAAAA GCTGCGGAACGGGGTGAAGTACTGTAAGGTCCTGCGGTTGCCTGAG ATCCTGTGTGTTCACCTGAAGCGCTTTCGGCACGAGGTGATGTATTCCTTCAAAATCAGCAGCCACGTGTCCTTCCCCCTTGAGGGGCTTGACCTGCGCCCCTTCCTCGCCAAGGAGTGCACGTCCCAGATCACCACCTATGACCTCCTCTCGGTCATCTGCCACCACGGCACGGCAGGGA GTGGCCACTACATTGCCTACTGCCAAAACGTGATCAACGGGCAGTGGTATGAGTTCGATGACCAGTATGTCACTGAGGTGCACGAGACGGTGGTGCAGAGTGCAGAGGCCTATGTCCTCTTCTACAG GAAGAGCAGCGAGGCGGCCGTGCGGGAACGGCAGCAGGTGGTGTCCCTGGCCGCCATGCGGGAGCCCAGCCTGCTGCGCTTCTACGTGTCCCGAGAGTGGCTCAACAAGTTCAACACCTTCGCTGAGCCAGGGCCCATCACCAACCACACCTTCCTCTGCTCCCACGGAG GCATCCCGCCCAACAAGTACCATTACATCGACGACCTGGTGGTGATCCTGCCCCAGAACGTCTGGGAGCACCTCTACAACAG GTTTGGGGGCGGCCCTGCCGTGAACCATCTGTACGTGTGCTCCATCTGCCAGGTGGAGATCGAGACACTGGCCAAGCGCAGGCGGGTGGAGATCGACACCTTCATTAAG cTGAACAAGGCGTTCCAGGCCGAGGAGTCGCCCGGCGTCCTCTACTGCATCAGCATGCAGTGGTTCCGGGACTGGGAGGCCTTCGTCAAGGGCAAGGACAACG AGCCCCCCGGGCCCATTGACAACAGCAGGATCGCGCAGGTCAAAGGGAGTGGCCACATCCAGCTGAAGCAGG GTGCTGACTACGGGCAGATTTCAGAGGAGACCTGGGCCTACCTGCACAACCTGTATGGCGGCGGCCCTGAGATTGCCATCCGCCAGAGTGTGGCCCAGCTCCAGGACCCAGAGAGCTTACACGGGGAGCAGAAAATTGAAGCTGAGACCCGGGCCGTGTGA